CCAATTAATATTCATTGCAGAGAGGCATTCGATGAAATATTTGAAGTTTTAGAAAGTGAAAAAAGTGATGATTTATTCGGAATATTTCATTGTTTTACAGGAAACTTGGAGCAAGCACATCGGGCTATTTCTTATAATATGAAATTAGGTATTGGAGGTGTGGCAACTTTTAAAAATGGAAAGATTGATCAGTTTCTAAATCAAATAGATTTAAAACATATTGTATTAGAGACCGATTCACCATATTTAGCACCTGTACCATATAGAGGTAAACGAAATGAGAGTCTATATATATTAAAGGTGTTAGAGAAATTATCTATCCTATATAATATAACTCCAGAAGAAGTTGCAAATATTACAACTCAAAATTCGAAAGAGGTTTTTAAAGTTTAGAAATATGAAAAAATCAAAAGCGAACATATTACTTATATACACAGGTGGTACTATAGGTATGATTAAGGATTTTAAAACAAGTACGTTAAAAGCTTTCGATTTTAAAACTCTTTTAGAGAAAATACCAGAGTTACAGTTGTTAGATTGTAATATAGATACAGTTTCATTTAAGAAACCTATAGATTCTAGTAATATGAAACCCGAATATTGGGTGCAAATAGTTGATATAATAGAAGATAATTATAGTGATTTTGATGGTTTTGTGGTACTTCACGGAAGTGATACCATGAGTTATACCGCTTCTGCATTAAGTTTTATGTTAGAAAATTTAGCAAAACCTGTCGTGTTTACAGGTTCACAATTGCCTATTGGAGATTTGCGTACCGATGCCAAGGAGAATTTAATAACTTCTATTCAGGTAGCGTCATTAAAACATGAAAACAAACCTTTAATTAAAGAAGTGTGTTTATATTTTGAATATAAATTATATCGCGCCAATAGAACTACAAAAATTAATGCAGAAGATTTTCAAGCTTTTGCCTCCTTTAATTATCCAGATTTAGCAGAATCAGGAGTGCACTTAAAGATTAATAACAAATATTTATTCAAACCTGATTTGAATAAAACTTTAATAGTTCATAAAAAATTAGATAATAATATAGCCCTTATAAAACTGTTTCCGGGCATTTCAGAGGTAATAGTTAGTGGAATTATTAATTCTCCTAAGCTAAAAGCTGTAATTATTGAAACTTTCGGGTCTGGAAATTGTACTACTGAAAAATGGTTTGTTGAGATACTAACAGAAGCAATTTTAAAAGGGATATACATTATTAATATAACACAATGCTCTGGTGGTAGTGTTATGATGGGACACTATGAGACTAGTAATCAGTTAAAAGAGATTGGTGTTATATCAGGAAAGGACATTACTACTGAAGCTGCAATTGGAAAGCTAATGTTTATGTTAGGGCAAAATATTTCAAGTATAAAATTTAAAAATATCTTTGAAAAACCCCTTAGAGGAGAAATGTCTTAAATTTAACTGATAAAATTTTAGCCTTTAAACTTTTTTTCGTTATTTCATACCCTGTAATTTAACTTAGATTAAATACAGAGAGGTGGCCGAGTGGTCGAAGGCGCACGCCTGGAAAGTGTGTATACCTCAAAAGGGTATCGAGGGTTCGAATCCCTTCCTCTCTGCTGTTATTTTTTACTTTTAATTACTTTATTTTTTATATCTTTAACACTTTAACTAATAAAATTAAGATCGAGAACATGAAAAGATTATTTTCTATCCTTGCTATCGCTGGAATGATGGCATTCGGAACTGCTAATGCAACTACAAACACAAGCACTAGTGCAGCAGTAACAACTGTAACAACAACTACTCAAGAGCCTGACGCAGCAGCAGCTGAAGATTTAGGATTTCATCAAGAATTAAAAAAGCGTTTTATTGAAGGTGGCCCAGGATTTATGGGAATAGTACTTTTATGTTTAATTCTAGGTTTAGCAATCGCTATTGAAAGAATTATCTTTTTAAACCTTTCTACAACAAATTCAAAAAAATTAACTCAATCTGTTGAAGATGCATTATCATCTGGTGGTGTTGAAGCTGCAAAAGAAGTTTGTAGAAACACAAAAGGACCTATTGCTTCTATTTTCTATCAAGGTTTAGATAGAGTTGATGAAGGTGTAGAAGCTGCTGAAAAAGCTGTTGTAGCTTACGGTGGTGTACAAATGGGACAATTAGAAAAGAATGTATCTTGGATTTCTTTATTTATAGCATTAGCGCCAATGCTTGGTTTCATGGGTACTGTAATTGGTATGATTCAAGCATTTGATAAAATTGAAGCAGCTGGAGATATGAACCCTTCATTAGTGGCGGGTGGTATTAAAGTAGCACTTTTAACAACAGTATTTGGTCTAGTTGTTGCAATTATACTTCAAATTTTTTACAATTATATTATTGCTAAAATAGATAGCATTGTTAATGATATGGAAGATTCTTCTATTACATTAATGGACTTGTTAATTAGAAACAAGAAGTAATAATTTAAAATTGTAAGTATTATGAAATGAGCCATGTCAATTTAAGGTTATAATGAACTTAAAATGATTATTGGCGAATTACATCTGACTTATTTAACACAATAAAATTTAAACAGATGAAAAAAATATTAACCATATTATTAGCAGTTGTAGGTATACTTTCTATAGTATTTCTAGCTATGATAATATCAGCAGGAGATGAAGCGATAAAAGCTGGAGAATCTAGTGGATCTGTAAATACGTTTATGTATATTGGATATATTGTTTTCTTTTTAACTTTAGCTTTTGTAGTTATTTTTAGTTTGAAAAACATATTCTCTGATGGAGATAAACTTAAAAGTACATTAAAAGGACTTGGTGTATTTGCTCTACTATCAGCGATTTGTTATTTTGGATTAGCTAATGGAGTAGAAACACCATTAAAGGATGGTGGATCGTTATCAGCAAGCGGCTCTCAATTATTAGGAGCAGGACTATGGTTGTTCTATCTACTTCTTTTAATAGCAGGAGGCTCTATGTTGTTTTTCGGAATTAAAAAAATGGCAAAATAATATGGCAAAAAGAGCAGCACCGGAAGTTAATGCAGGCTCAATGGCCGACATTGCTTTCTTACTATTAATCTTTTTCTTAGTTACAACTACTATAGAAAAGGATTCTGGTATAAACCGAAAATTACCACCTATTGATGATTCAGAACAAGATGTTATTATAAAACAGAAAAATATTTTTACTGTTTTATTAAATAAGAATGACCAATTGTTAGTAGAAGATGAGAACATGGAACTTAAAGATTTAAGAGCAGCAGCTGTTGAATTTTTAGATAATAATGGAGATGGTTCTTGTAGTTTTTGTCAAGGGAAGAAAAACTCTTCTTCATCTGATAATCCAACAAAAGCAATTATTTCGTTAGCGAATGATAGAGAAACTTCTTATTCAGCATACATATCTGTACAAAATGAATTAGTTGCAGCTTATAATGTATTAAGAAATAGATTGGCACTTCAATTAGGACCTAAAAAAGGGTTTCCAGGCATGGATTTTGTTCAAATGCAAGAAAACTATAAAAGTGTTCAATGGCCTGGAAATAAGGATAAGTTGAAAGCTGTTATTGATCAAATTAAAGAATTGATTCCTCAGAAACTATCGGAAGTACAATAGGTAATTTAGAATTAAATAAATAGAGATTAATATGTCTAAATTTAAAAAGAAAAAGGATGGAGGATTAGCTCCAATTAACACAGCATCATTACCAGATATTGTATTTATGTTATTATTCTTTTTTATGGTTGCAACCGTAATGAGAGAAGATACACTTATGATTAAAAATGCTTTGCCTTTAGCTAACCAAATAGAGAAACTTGATAAAAAGAATCCTGTTAGTTATATATATATTGGAAGGCCTAGTGATAACTATAAGAAATTTGGTACAGCAGCGAGAATACAGTTAAATGATAAGTTTGCTGATGTTAGCGAAGTAGCTGCTTTTATAGGAGCAGAAAGGGCTGCACTAAGAGAAGAACTTATTCCATTTTTAACGGTATCTTTAAAAGTAGATAAAGATGCTAATATGGGTATTGTTGGTGATGTTAAGCAAGAACTAAGAAAGGTTAATGCATTAAAAATTAACTACACAACAGGTAGTGGTGATGCATTGAATAATTAAGTAAAATAATCTTAATTTGTTAATAAAAAAGGGCATTCTTAAATAGAATGCCCTTTTTTATTAAGTTATATATTTGAGTATTTATATTATATTAAAATCTAGTTTAGATGAAAAGATTATTTGTTTTTATAAGTATTATGTTCTTTGTACAAAAAATAGATGCACAAGAGCAAGTAAATAAAATAATTGATTCACTTTATAAAGAAGATCAGTTTTATATTGGTGTAACGAATAATTTATTTGGAAATAAGCCAGCAGATTTATCTCAAAGTGGTTTTTCTAGTGGTTTTCATTTAGGTTTTATTAAAGATATGCCTATCAATAACAATAGAAATGTTGCTATTGGTATTGGTATGGGATATTCTGTTAATTCTTTTAATGAAAACTTACTTATTAGTAAAGATAATTTAGGAG
The nucleotide sequence above comes from Flavobacteriaceae bacterium HL-DH10. Encoded proteins:
- a CDS encoding TatD family hydrolase; amino-acid sequence: MIVTDTHTHLYSEAFDEDRNDMINRAMQQGVSRFFIPAIDSTYTTSMLQLEQDYPNNVFLMMGLHPTHVKDNYKEELKHVEEMLASRKFYAVGEIGIDLYWDKSTLEIQQEAFKYQIQLAKQYKLPINIHCREAFDEIFEVLESEKSDDLFGIFHCFTGNLEQAHRAISYNMKLGIGGVATFKNGKIDQFLNQIDLKHIVLETDSPYLAPVPYRGKRNESLYILKVLEKLSILYNITPEEVANITTQNSKEVFKV
- a CDS encoding asparaginase, producing MKKSKANILLIYTGGTIGMIKDFKTSTLKAFDFKTLLEKIPELQLLDCNIDTVSFKKPIDSSNMKPEYWVQIVDIIEDNYSDFDGFVVLHGSDTMSYTASALSFMLENLAKPVVFTGSQLPIGDLRTDAKENLITSIQVASLKHENKPLIKEVCLYFEYKLYRANRTTKINAEDFQAFASFNYPDLAESGVHLKINNKYLFKPDLNKTLIVHKKLDNNIALIKLFPGISEVIVSGIINSPKLKAVIIETFGSGNCTTEKWFVEILTEAILKGIYIINITQCSGGSVMMGHYETSNQLKEIGVISGKDITTEAAIGKLMFMLGQNISSIKFKNIFEKPLRGEMS
- a CDS encoding MotA/TolQ/ExbB proton channel family protein is translated as MKRLFSILAIAGMMAFGTANATTNTSTSAAVTTVTTTTQEPDAAAAEDLGFHQELKKRFIEGGPGFMGIVLLCLILGLAIAIERIIFLNLSTTNSKKLTQSVEDALSSGGVEAAKEVCRNTKGPIASIFYQGLDRVDEGVEAAEKAVVAYGGVQMGQLEKNVSWISLFIALAPMLGFMGTVIGMIQAFDKIEAAGDMNPSLVAGGIKVALLTTVFGLVVAIILQIFYNYIIAKIDSIVNDMEDSSITLMDLLIRNKK
- a CDS encoding biopolymer transporter ExbD codes for the protein MAKRAAPEVNAGSMADIAFLLLIFFLVTTTIEKDSGINRKLPPIDDSEQDVIIKQKNIFTVLLNKNDQLLVEDENMELKDLRAAAVEFLDNNGDGSCSFCQGKKNSSSSDNPTKAIISLANDRETSYSAYISVQNELVAAYNVLRNRLALQLGPKKGFPGMDFVQMQENYKSVQWPGNKDKLKAVIDQIKELIPQKLSEVQ
- a CDS encoding biopolymer transporter ExbD, which gives rise to MSKFKKKKDGGLAPINTASLPDIVFMLLFFFMVATVMREDTLMIKNALPLANQIEKLDKKNPVSYIYIGRPSDNYKKFGTAARIQLNDKFADVSEVAAFIGAERAALREELIPFLTVSLKVDKDANMGIVGDVKQELRKVNALKINYTTGSGDALNN